A single window of Malus sylvestris chromosome 5, drMalSylv7.2, whole genome shotgun sequence DNA harbors:
- the LOC126621519 gene encoding protein PARTING DANCERS-like, whose translation MANVKETAQFPQKSMNSGGGGGVCMMSNTWRDEQHPSFINFISTFLAANSFRLNFVPITPDFIFNCGGSSVAFIFMTSLDSGTISQFFGRVQKLKLQFTNLYVVITLPTKEQNDLFVRSYFKFGMELGKPTFVLVKDLEMGFEKITKIAHSRGVCKRGDATTKLKAERKQTVQTPGIFQKVITAIPGIDNHDANALNQAIGSIEGIAKASKEHIMENTDLSADKAQVLSRFFRDPKFYLSPKIN comes from the exons ATGGCGAACGTGAAAGAAACAGCTCAATTTCCACAAAAATCCATGAATTCAG gtggtggtggtggggtttGTATGATGAGCAATACATGGAGGGACGAACAACATCCATCCTTCATCAACTTCATCTCCACTTTCCTCGCCGCAAACTCTTTCCGCCTCAACTTTGTCCCAATTACCCCc GACTTCATTTTCAACTGTGGGGGTTCATCTGTGGCATTCATTTTCATGACTAGCTTGGATTCCGGTACCATCTCGCAATTCTTCGGCAG AGTTCAGAAGCTGAAGCTGCAATTTACAAATCTATATGTTGTCATCACGCTCCCAACCAAGGAGCAAAACGATTTGTTTGTTCGTTCTTACTTCAA ATTTGGGATGGAACTCGGCAAGCCAACATTCGTTCTGGTTAAGGACTTGGAAATGGGGTTCGAGAAGATAACGAAAATAGCTCATTCTCGTGGGG TGTGCAAGCGAGGGGATGCCACAACAAAATTGAAGGCTGAG AGGAAGCAAACAGTGCAAACACCAGGCATATTTCAAAAAGTGATCACAGCCATTCCGGGCATCGACAATCATGATGCAAATGCG CTTAACCAGGCTATCGGATCGATCGAAGGAATTGCCAAAGCATCAAAGGAGCACATTATGGAAAACACAGACCTCTCAGCTGACAAGGCACAAGTGCTTTCAAGGTTTTTCAGAGATCCAAAGTTTTACCTCAGTCCTAAGATCAACTGA
- the LOC126621532 gene encoding bifunctional aspartokinase/homoserine dehydrogenase 1, chloroplastic-like — MQKLPQFDQEMSKKRQTAEDAGGVLKFVGVVDMVNQKGEVKLQTYENDYPFAQLSVADNIIALTTTRYKAQPHNTWTWCCC, encoded by the exons ATGCAAAAACTTCCACAATTTGATCAAGAGATGAGTAAGAAAAGACAGACAGCTGAGGATGCAGGAGGA GTCTTGAAATTTGTTGGGGTGGTTGACATGGTCAATCAGAAAGGGGAAGTGAAGCTGCAGACGTACGAGAATGATTATCCATTTGCTCAGCTTTCCGTGGCAGATAATATAATTGCGTTGACAACAACTAGATACAAAGCTCAACCCCATAATACGTGGACCTGGTGCTGCTGCTGA